A window of the Gossypium hirsutum isolate 1008001.06 chromosome A05, Gossypium_hirsutum_v2.1, whole genome shotgun sequence genome harbors these coding sequences:
- the LOC107959513 gene encoding GABA transporter 1 produces MATADPNFIHLSSPQKENGVSESPGQLDAGALFVLKSRGSWLHSGYHLTTSIVGPVIFSFPFALSLLGWAPGLLITTLQALITFYSYNLLSVILDHHAQLGKRQLRFRDMTRDILGPRWGKYFVGPLQIAICYGAVIGCILLGGQSLKFIYLLYNPSGKMQLYQFITIFGTVPLFLAQIPSFHSLRHINLASLLLVLAYSACIVAGSIHIGNSRNAPNKDYSIKGSKENSILGAINGISIIATTYGCGIIPEIQATIAPPVKGKMFKGLCVCFGVIVSTYFSVAISGYWAFGNQSQPSILSNFMDENRPLLPSWFLLLTNIFTLMQLVTITVIYLQPTNEVFEKWFANPKMDQFSARNVMPRLILRSLSVIIGTTLAAMFPFFGDIMALFGAFGVIPLDFILPMVLYNLTFKPSRQSIVFWANTLIAVASSALVAMGALASVRQIILDAKTYNLFANV; encoded by the exons ATGGCAACTGCTGATCCAAACTTCATCCACTTATCCTCACCTCAAAAGGAAAATGGTGTCTCAGAGTCTCCAGGACAGCTTGATGCAGGAGCTCTTTTCGTCCTCAAATCACGAG GTTCTTGGTTGCACTCTGGGTATCACTTGACCACCTCAATTGTTGGCCCTGTTATTTTTAGTTTCCCCTTTGCTCTGTCCTTACTAGGCTGGGCACCTGGACTTCTCATCACTACTCTTCAAGCTCTCATCACTTTTTACTCCTACAACCTTCTCTCTGTGATATTGGACCATCATGCTCAGCTTGGGAAGCGACAACTTCGTTTTAGGGACATGACCAGAGACATTCTTG GACCTAGATGGGGCAAATACTTTGTTGGTCCACTTCAAATTGCAATATGCTATGGTGCTGTTATTGGTTGTATTCTTCTTGGAGGACAAAGTCTTAAA TTCATTTACTTGCTCTACAATCCAAGTGGGAAAATGCAGCTATACCAGTTTATAACTATCTTTGGAACCGTACCACTATTCTTGGCACAGATACCATCCTTTCATTCGCTAAGACATATCAACCTTGCCTCTCTACTCCTTGTTCTTGCTTACAGCGCATGCATCGTTGCTGGTTCAATACACATAG GTAATTCCAGGAATGCACCTAACAAGGACTATTCAATAAAGGGATCAAAAGAAAACAGCATTCTTGGTGCCATCAATGGTATTTCAATCATCGCCACCACCTATGGTTGTGGAATTATCCCAGAAATACAG GCAACTATAGCTCCCCCAGTGAAGGGGAAGATGTTCAAAGGTTTATGTGTGTGTTTTGGTGTGATAGTTAGCACATATTTCAGTGTGGCAATCTCTGGGTATTGGGCATTTGGCAATCAATCTCAACCatcaattctttcaaattttatggatgaaaacAGACCATTACTGCCTTCTTGGTTTCTATTGCTCACCAACATCTTCACTCTTATGCAACTGGTTACAATCACTGTG ATTTACTTGCAACCCACAAATGAAgtatttgaaaaatggtttgcaAACCCAAAGATGGATCAGTTCTCTGCACGTAACGTGATGCCAAGATTGATTTTAAGATCGCTGTCAGTGATAATTGGCACTACATTGGCTGCAATGTTCCCTTTCTTTGGTGATATTATGGCATTGTTTGGAGCATTTGGGGTTATCCCTCTAGACTTTATTTTGCCCATGGTTTTATATAATCTCACTTTCAAGCCATCAAGACAGAGCATCGTATTCTGGGCAAACACATTGATAGCAGTAGCATCATCAGCATTAGTGGCAATGGGAGCTTTAGCTTCAGTTAGACAGATAATTCTTGATGCCAAGACATATAATTTGTTTGCTAACGTGTAA